The Primulina huaijiensis isolate GDHJ02 unplaced genomic scaffold, ASM1229523v2 scaffold40231, whole genome shotgun sequence genome contains a region encoding:
- the LOC140969096 gene encoding BEL1-like homeodomain protein 9 — protein MAEGFEPYHVPQQSRRDKLRVNPQGCVDSHLLACAPLVVPLYNPSLISADLISCAANLHHRQGFHLETNGTSAGPKEVGMNLMGYVGGMNMISGAATATSTSSPSTNHILADPQLSVQINPSTIQDINGGPFIYPHINYRPVLDQSFHGNEVVVYTREPNSNCAAAASGQSLSLSLSSNHNNNLPLELNLQRFDSTMFGNSKVSGGYYVAGNGGSSSTQLSRSSVPLGPFTGYASVLKGSRFLKPAHQLLEELCDVGRGIFEGKIAVDSSLLEPPLESLSGNGVDDDSSLNCSDGSEQTRKKSRLLSMLDEVYKRYKQYYQQMQAVFASFESVAGLSSAAPFASLAIKAMAKHFKSLKNAIMEQLHFANKSQGRMNYDRDETQRFENMGRGTYCQRPFHSPGFVDQPVWRPQRGLPERAVTVLRAWLFEHFLHPYPTDTDKLLLAKQTGLSRNQVSNWFINARVRLWKPMVEEIHMLETRQGQKASQQDDHLPTSCSIECDNTSSSIQRNGDFSLKRTRNDFTEAAPTGVEGPINLPFNKLSHNPHLGVGTNNIGGSGGVSLTLGLHQNGMGLSDSYPITTARRFGLDAHGEEYVVGGFAAHSRQIGGQLLHDFQESDH, from the exons ATGGCTGAAGGATTTGAGCCTTATCATGTCCCACAGCAAAGCAGAAGAGATAAGCTGAGGGTAAACCCACAAGGGTGCGTAGATAGCCATCTTTTAGCGTGCGCGCCTCTGGTCGTCCCTCTCTACAATCCATCGCTCATCTCAGCGGATTTGATCAGCTGTGCTGCTAACCTGCACCACCGTCAAGGGTTCCATCTTGAGACGAACGGTACCAGCGCCGGACCTAAAGAAGTGGGTATGAATCTGATGGGTTACGTGGGTGGAATGAATATGATCAGTGGGGCAGCAACGGCTACTTCGACTTCTTCACCTTCCACGAATCACATACTTGCGGATCCGCAGCTGTCTGTGCAGATAAACCCTAGCACTATTCAAGATATCAATGGTGGCCCTTTTATCTACCCACACATCAATTATAGACCAGTTCTTGATCAGTCTTTTCATGGAAATGAAGTAGTTGTGTATACCCGTGAGCCCAATAGTAACTGCGCAGCAGCAGCAAGTGGTCAAAGCTTGTCTTTGTCGTTATCTTCGAACCATAATAATAATCTCCCACTGGAGCTGAATCTGCAGAGATTTGACTCTACAATGTTCGGTAACAGCAAGGTGAGTGGAGGCTATTATGTTGCTGGAAATGGCGGTTCTTCTTCAACCCAGTTGTCCAGAAGTTCAGTGCCTTTAGGGCCCTTTACTGGTTATGCTTCGGTGTTGAAAGGATCAAGATTCTTGAAGCCCGCGCATCAATTACTGGAGGAACTTTGTGATGTGGGTAGGGGGATTTTCGAGGGTAAAATTGCAGTTGATTCATCTTTGTTGGAACCGCCATTGGAAAGCCTTAGCGGAAATGGAGTTGATGACGATTCTTCACTGAATTGCAGTGATGGGAGTGAACAAACTAGGAAGAAATCAAGATTACTTTCTATGCTTGATGAG GTTTATAAAAGGTACAAGCAATATTACCAGCAAATGCAGGCGGTTTTCGCTTCATTTGAATCTGTTGCAGGATTAAGCAGTGCTGCTCCATTTGCAAGTTTGGCTATAAAGGCTATGGCCAAACATTTCAAAAGTTTGAAAAATGCCATAATGGAACAGTTGCATTTCGCGAATAAATCACAAGGCAGAATGAATTATGATAGGGATGAAACTcaaagatttgaaaatatgggaaGAGGGACGTATTGCCAAAGGCCATTTCACAGTCCCGGATTCGTGGATCAACCAGTTTGGCGTCCACAACGCGGGCTTCCTGAGCGAGCTGTCACTGTCCTTCGGGCGTGGCTGTTCGAGCACTTTCTACACCC TTATCCAACTGACACGGACAAATTATTGTTGGCAAAACAGACTGGTCTCTCGAGGAATCAG GTCTCGAACTGGTTTATCAACGCAAGAGTAAGGCTTTGGAAGCCGATGGTGGAGGAGATACACATGCTCGAAACTCGTCAGGGCCAAAAGGCTTCACAACAGGATGACCATTTGCCAACAAGTTGTTCGATTGAGTGTGATAACACATCCTCCTCAATACAAAGAAATGGGGATTTCTCATTGAAACGCACTCGAAATGACTTCACTGAAGCTGCTCCTACTGGAGTCGAGGGGCCAATTAATTTGCCTTTCAACAAGCTGTCACATAATCCTCACTTGGGCGTCGGTACGAACAATATTGGTGGTAGTGGCGGTGTTTCTCTAACTCTCGGCCTTCATCAGAATGGTATGGGATTATCGGATTCGTACCCGATTACCACGGCTCGACGCTTTGGCCTGGATGCTCATGGTGAGGAATATGTAGTTGGTGGATTCGCAGCACATAGTCGACAAATTGGAGGGCAGCTTTTGCATGATTTTCAAGAATCTGATCATTGA